The segment TGGACCGAAGGCATTCGCATACACGCTTCCGTGCCCAGCAACCATCCCAACTTCCGGCTGGCGCTCGGATTCGACGCCCTGTCGATCCGGAAGGCGCTCGAGGGTGCCGATGCCGTTCTGCTCGTCGGCGGCCCCTTCTTTGAAGAGGTGTGGTTCTCGCCTGGGTCTCCGTTCCCCAAGGATGCGGCCGTGATCCAGGTCGAGGCCTCGTCACAGCGGCTGGCGTACAACTACGGCGTGAAGGTGGGACTGATTGGTGATCCGAAGGCCACGCTCGCGGCGCTGCGGGCCGATGTGAATGGCAAGGCTTCGGCCGGATACCGTGAGGCGGCCGCGCGGCGCAATCAGGCGCTCAAGTCGCTCAAGGACGGCGACGCCGCGGCCCAACGAGCCCGCGCTCAGAAGCGCTGGGACAACACCCCCATCTCTATGCCCCGGCTCATGGCCGACATCGCTTCGGCGTTGCCAGCCGACGCCATCGTGGTGGACGAGGCGATCACGGCCGGCCCCGATCTCGCCCGCACGCTGAGCTTCAGCAAGCCGGGCGACTACTTTGGAGCGCGGGGCGGCGGCATCGGACAAGCTCTGCCGGGGGCTCTCGGCGTCAAGGTCGCGTGCCCCGACCGGCCCGTCGTGGCCATCTCGGGCGACGGCTCGTCCATGTACAGCATCCAGGCCCTGTGGACGGCCGCCCACCACGATTTGCCCATCGTGTTCGTCATCCTCAACAACGGTGAGTACCGCATCCTCAAGCACAACATGGACGTGTACCGGCAGCGCTTTGGGGCCAAGCCCGATCGCCCCTACCTCCACATGGATCTGGGGCAGCCGAGGCTGGGCTTCCTCGATCTCGCCCGCGGGCTTGGGCTCTCGGCGGAGCGCATCACGAGACCCGGTGAGTTGACCGGCGCCCTGTCACGAGCCATCGCGGCGAAACGTCCACATCTGATCGAAGTCGTCATCGAGGCCAAGCCGGTCTAGGCCGGATTATGCGTGAAGACAGGCGCCACCCTCACCCCGACCCTCTCCCTCTCCGAGGGAGAGGGAGCCGTTTCGATCCCCTCGCCCCCGGAGAGGGACAGGGTGAGGGGGCGCAGAGGACGCGGAAC is part of the Candidatus Rokuibacteriota bacterium genome and harbors:
- a CDS encoding thiamine pyrophosphate-binding protein produces the protein MRGRQILMESLIAQGVSYIFGNPGTTESPVIDSLLDYPQLNYIVTLHEGVAVGAASYYAQASGKTGFVNVHVAPGLGNAIGMMYNALKAGAPIVVTAGQQDTRMRLRDPLLGHDLAAMAAPVTKWSVQAERADELPLLLHRAFKVANDPPAGPVFVALPIDVLEQESENEPVAPGKLHRAGPAAPAGVAEAAALLAGRQSPVIVVGDEVARFGAGAEVVALAEALGAAIWTEGIRIHASVPSNHPNFRLALGFDALSIRKALEGADAVLLVGGPFFEEVWFSPGSPFPKDAAVIQVEASSQRLAYNYGVKVGLIGDPKATLAALRADVNGKASAGYREAAARRNQALKSLKDGDAAAQRARAQKRWDNTPISMPRLMADIASALPADAIVVDEAITAGPDLARTLSFSKPGDYFGARGGGIGQALPGALGVKVACPDRPVVAISGDGSSMYSIQALWTAAHHDLPIVFVILNNGEYRILKHNMDVYRQRFGAKPDRPYLHMDLGQPRLGFLDLARGLGLSAERITRPGELTGALSRAIAAKRPHLIEVVIEAKPV